A portion of the Sandaracinobacteroides saxicola genome contains these proteins:
- a CDS encoding CaiB/BaiF CoA transferase family protein, protein MTSPMALAGLRVLDLSRVLAGPWCGQILGDLGADVVKVERPGKGDDTRSWGPPWATAADGSRGDATYYLSANRNKRSIAVDLHSSGGQAVVQRLIDWADVVIENYKSGDLARFGLDEETQLARRPSLLWCSITGFGHDSPNAARAGYDFMIQAESGHMSITGEAGGRPLRAGVAVADLTTGMYAATAVLAALRHRDATGGREAGEGQHIDMALFDVAVGWLANQGSSWLSGGVLPRGMGNQHPSIVPYQDFATATDPIALAVGNDHQFGIFARLAGKAEWAEDARFATSAARAANRAVLVPLVEAVMVTRPAAEWLAMLAKAGVPAGPINTIAQALDSAQAAHRGLVVEQPHATLGTVRTIAQPVAMTRTPPAYRLPPPRVGEHGAELLAELGYAEEEVAALLAEGAVARAA, encoded by the coding sequence ATGACTTCTCCGATGGCGTTGGCCGGTCTTCGCGTGCTCGATCTGTCCCGTGTGCTGGCCGGGCCCTGGTGCGGGCAGATCTTGGGCGACCTGGGCGCCGATGTGGTGAAGGTGGAGCGGCCGGGGAAGGGCGATGACACCCGCAGCTGGGGACCGCCCTGGGCGACCGCGGCGGACGGCAGCCGGGGGGACGCGACCTATTATCTGTCGGCGAACCGCAACAAGCGCTCGATCGCGGTCGACCTGCACAGCAGCGGGGGCCAGGCGGTGGTGCAGCGGCTGATCGACTGGGCCGATGTGGTCATCGAGAATTACAAGAGCGGCGACCTGGCGCGCTTCGGGCTGGACGAGGAGACGCAGCTGGCGCGGCGGCCTTCGCTGCTGTGGTGCAGCATCACCGGGTTCGGGCATGACAGCCCGAATGCGGCGCGGGCGGGATATGACTTCATGATCCAGGCGGAATCCGGCCACATGTCGATCACCGGGGAGGCCGGTGGCCGACCGCTGCGCGCCGGGGTGGCGGTGGCGGACCTGACGACGGGCATGTATGCCGCGACCGCGGTGCTGGCGGCGCTGCGGCATCGCGACGCGACCGGCGGGCGGGAGGCGGGCGAGGGGCAGCATATCGACATGGCGCTGTTCGACGTGGCCGTGGGCTGGCTGGCGAACCAGGGCAGCAGCTGGCTGAGCGGCGGGGTGCTGCCGCGCGGGATGGGGAACCAGCACCCCTCCATCGTGCCCTATCAGGATTTCGCGACCGCGACCGACCCGATCGCGCTGGCGGTGGGGAATGACCATCAGTTCGGCATTTTCGCGCGGCTGGCGGGAAAAGCCGAATGGGCGGAGGATGCGCGCTTTGCCACCAGTGCGGCGCGGGCGGCGAACCGGGCGGTGCTGGTGCCGCTGGTGGAGGCGGTGATGGTGACGCGCCCGGCGGCGGAGTGGCTGGCGATGCTGGCGAAGGCGGGGGTGCCGGCGGGGCCGATCAACACGATCGCGCAGGCGCTGGACAGCGCGCAGGCGGCGCACCGGGGGCTGGTGGTGGAACAGCCGCATGCCACGCTGGGGACGGTCAGGACCATCGCGCAGCCGGTGGCGATGACGCGGACGCCGCCCGCCTATCGCCTGCCGCCGCCGCGGGTGGGGGAGCATGGCGCCGAGCTGCTGGCCGAGCTGGGCTATGCCGAGGAGGAGGTGGCGGCATTGCTGGCGGAGGGTGCCGTTGCACGCGCTGCCTGA
- a CDS encoding helix-hairpin-helix domain-containing protein, giving the protein MESLANNVSLMLAGLLLVAVLVGFLLGRATKRGAPAPIRAADHGIAKVEADRDAAVRARADAERALERARGDIARLQAELSALKTAAPPPVSAPVTDAPLTSLKGLGPKLAATLADQGITTLQQLAALSNSAAAELDSNLGPFTGRLTRDRLVEQAKLLTEGRTAEYTAIFGPLP; this is encoded by the coding sequence ATGGAAAGCCTCGCAAACAATGTCTCGCTCATGCTCGCCGGCCTGCTGCTGGTCGCCGTCCTCGTCGGCTTCCTGCTCGGCCGCGCCACGAAACGCGGCGCCCCCGCCCCCATCCGCGCGGCAGATCATGGCATCGCGAAAGTGGAGGCCGACCGCGACGCCGCCGTTCGTGCCCGCGCCGACGCCGAACGGGCGCTGGAACGCGCCCGCGGCGACATCGCCCGCCTGCAAGCCGAACTTTCCGCGCTGAAAACCGCCGCGCCACCCCCCGTCAGCGCGCCTGTCACCGACGCGCCGCTCACCAGCCTCAAGGGCCTCGGCCCGAAACTCGCCGCCACCCTCGCCGACCAGGGCATCACCACGCTCCAGCAGCTCGCCGCTCTGTCCAACAGCGCGGCCGCGGAACTCGACAGCAACCTCGGCCCCTTCACCGGCCGCCTCACCCGCGACCGCCTGGTCGAACAAGCCAAACTCCTCACCGAAGGCCGCACCGCCGAATACACCGCCATCTTCGGCCCGCTCCCCTAA